One window from the genome of Montipora foliosa isolate CH-2021 chromosome 5, ASM3666993v2, whole genome shotgun sequence encodes:
- the LOC138004229 gene encoding uncharacterized protein isoform X2, with translation MAWSAPEDWSRWDPEKLLVCPYDEVHLIKAKRFQHHLLKCRKNHPDKDFVSCPFNAKHVMSRSEVRHHVSRCPDRSVIEQYNYKGSEKDDDGFYFKGNTSVPGHYYSEDLQNASENWDDEEDNLKWTGHSGSVPSCHQRVAQSFSPSVTDSPSLSSEDRERLKRQMRSEAVLRGANSRMLLTSEGASAHSDISNVTSHAGNLAQIPTQETVSSLRPPPKSNPVFEHCIGKMQKLSLDRMKESFKEQRIQDDARNKLVPMHGRNENHNGTTVYCSTPSRIDLRVGNTESQMARLTLGTARNDPESLEVSRAQGQPASLGSAGISSPHFCGVGRAKLAAEARKNNFGGISFSPPKVAVRCYKHALSWQ, from the exons ATGGCTTGGTCTGCACCCGAGGACTGGTCCCGATGGGATCCCGAAAAATTACTTGTCTGTCCTTACGATGAGGTGCACTTAATTAAAgccaaacggtttcaacatcaCCTGTTGAAATGCAGAAAGAATCACCCAGACAAGGACTTTGTTAGCTGTCCTTTCAATGCGAAGCATGTCATGTCGAGGTCAGAGGTTCGACACCATGTTAGTCGATGTCCAGACAGG TCAGTCATAGAGCAGTATAACTATAAAG GTAGCGAAAAAGATGACGATGGATTCTACTTCAAAGGCAACACTTCTGTTCCTGGTCATTACTATTCAGAGGATCTGCAGAATGCTTCAGAAAATTGGGACG ATGAAGAGGACAATTTGAAGTGGACTGGACACAGTGGGAGTGTACCTTCATGCCATCAAAGAGTAGCTCAATCGTTTTCCCCATCTGTCACAGACAGCCCAAG tttgagCTCTGAAGACCGTGAAAGATTAAAACGGCAAATGAGAAGCGAAGCAGTTTTGAGAGGTGCAAA TTCCAGAATGCTGTTAACATCAGAAGGAGCATCTGCTCATTCTGACATTTCAAACGTTACATCGCATGCAGGAAACCTCGCGCAAATCCCAACTCAGGAAACTGTATCATCGCTGCGACCTCCCCCAAAGTCAAACCCGGTATTTGAACATTGCATAGGGAAAATGCAGAAGTTATCTCTAGACAGAATGAAAGAGTCATTTAAGGAACAGCGTATACAGGATGACGCGAGAAATAAACTTGTTCCAATGCACGGAAGGAATGAAAACCACAATGGTACGACAGTTTACTGTTCTACACCGTCGAGGATAGATTTAAGAGTCGGGAACACTGAGAGCCAAATGGCGAGATTAACATTAGGTACTGCAAGAAATGATCCAGAATCGCTTGAAGTTTCTCGTGCTCAAGGACAACCGGCATCTTTAGGATCTGCTGGCATCTCGTCCCCTCACTTCTGTGGGGTTGGGAGGGCCAAGCTTGCCGCAGAAGCCCGGAAAAACAATTTTGGCGGCATTTCCTTCAGCCCACCAAAAGTTGCAG
- the LOC138004229 gene encoding uncharacterized protein isoform X3: MSLPLSDQKSVIEQYNYKGSEKDDDGFYFKGNTSVPGHYYSEDLQNASENWDDEEDNLKWTGHSGSVPSCHQRVAQSFSPSVTDSPSLSSEDRERLKRQMRSEAVLRGANSRMLLTSEGASAHSDISNVTSHAGNLAQIPTQETVSSLRPPPKSNPVFEHCIGKMQKLSLDRMKESFKEQRIQDDARNKLVPMHGRNENHNGTTVYCSTPSRIDLRVGNTESQMARLTLGTARNDPESLEVSRAQGQPASLGSAGISSPHFCGVGRAKLAAEARKNNFGGISFSPPKVAGTEAARAKPSYGRGRGVLNWSP, from the exons atgagcctgcctCTGTCTGACCAAAAG TCAGTCATAGAGCAGTATAACTATAAAG GTAGCGAAAAAGATGACGATGGATTCTACTTCAAAGGCAACACTTCTGTTCCTGGTCATTACTATTCAGAGGATCTGCAGAATGCTTCAGAAAATTGGGACG ATGAAGAGGACAATTTGAAGTGGACTGGACACAGTGGGAGTGTACCTTCATGCCATCAAAGAGTAGCTCAATCGTTTTCCCCATCTGTCACAGACAGCCCAAG tttgagCTCTGAAGACCGTGAAAGATTAAAACGGCAAATGAGAAGCGAAGCAGTTTTGAGAGGTGCAAA TTCCAGAATGCTGTTAACATCAGAAGGAGCATCTGCTCATTCTGACATTTCAAACGTTACATCGCATGCAGGAAACCTCGCGCAAATCCCAACTCAGGAAACTGTATCATCGCTGCGACCTCCCCCAAAGTCAAACCCGGTATTTGAACATTGCATAGGGAAAATGCAGAAGTTATCTCTAGACAGAATGAAAGAGTCATTTAAGGAACAGCGTATACAGGATGACGCGAGAAATAAACTTGTTCCAATGCACGGAAGGAATGAAAACCACAATGGTACGACAGTTTACTGTTCTACACCGTCGAGGATAGATTTAAGAGTCGGGAACACTGAGAGCCAAATGGCGAGATTAACATTAGGTACTGCAAGAAATGATCCAGAATCGCTTGAAGTTTCTCGTGCTCAAGGACAACCGGCATCTTTAGGATCTGCTGGCATCTCGTCCCCTCACTTCTGTGGGGTTGGGAGGGCCAAGCTTGCCGCAGAAGCCCGGAAAAACAATTTTGGCGGCATTTCCTTCAGCCCACCAAAAGTTGCAG
- the LOC138004229 gene encoding uncharacterized protein isoform X1, with translation MAWSAPEDWSRWDPEKLLVCPYDEVHLIKAKRFQHHLLKCRKNHPDKDFVSCPFNAKHVMSRSEVRHHVSRCPDRSVIEQYNYKGSEKDDDGFYFKGNTSVPGHYYSEDLQNASENWDDEEDNLKWTGHSGSVPSCHQRVAQSFSPSVTDSPSLSSEDRERLKRQMRSEAVLRGANSRMLLTSEGASAHSDISNVTSHAGNLAQIPTQETVSSLRPPPKSNPVFEHCIGKMQKLSLDRMKESFKEQRIQDDARNKLVPMHGRNENHNGTTVYCSTPSRIDLRVGNTESQMARLTLGTARNDPESLEVSRAQGQPASLGSAGISSPHFCGVGRAKLAAEARKNNFGGISFSPPKVAGTEAARAKPSYGRGRGVLNWSP, from the exons ATGGCTTGGTCTGCACCCGAGGACTGGTCCCGATGGGATCCCGAAAAATTACTTGTCTGTCCTTACGATGAGGTGCACTTAATTAAAgccaaacggtttcaacatcaCCTGTTGAAATGCAGAAAGAATCACCCAGACAAGGACTTTGTTAGCTGTCCTTTCAATGCGAAGCATGTCATGTCGAGGTCAGAGGTTCGACACCATGTTAGTCGATGTCCAGACAGG TCAGTCATAGAGCAGTATAACTATAAAG GTAGCGAAAAAGATGACGATGGATTCTACTTCAAAGGCAACACTTCTGTTCCTGGTCATTACTATTCAGAGGATCTGCAGAATGCTTCAGAAAATTGGGACG ATGAAGAGGACAATTTGAAGTGGACTGGACACAGTGGGAGTGTACCTTCATGCCATCAAAGAGTAGCTCAATCGTTTTCCCCATCTGTCACAGACAGCCCAAG tttgagCTCTGAAGACCGTGAAAGATTAAAACGGCAAATGAGAAGCGAAGCAGTTTTGAGAGGTGCAAA TTCCAGAATGCTGTTAACATCAGAAGGAGCATCTGCTCATTCTGACATTTCAAACGTTACATCGCATGCAGGAAACCTCGCGCAAATCCCAACTCAGGAAACTGTATCATCGCTGCGACCTCCCCCAAAGTCAAACCCGGTATTTGAACATTGCATAGGGAAAATGCAGAAGTTATCTCTAGACAGAATGAAAGAGTCATTTAAGGAACAGCGTATACAGGATGACGCGAGAAATAAACTTGTTCCAATGCACGGAAGGAATGAAAACCACAATGGTACGACAGTTTACTGTTCTACACCGTCGAGGATAGATTTAAGAGTCGGGAACACTGAGAGCCAAATGGCGAGATTAACATTAGGTACTGCAAGAAATGATCCAGAATCGCTTGAAGTTTCTCGTGCTCAAGGACAACCGGCATCTTTAGGATCTGCTGGCATCTCGTCCCCTCACTTCTGTGGGGTTGGGAGGGCCAAGCTTGCCGCAGAAGCCCGGAAAAACAATTTTGGCGGCATTTCCTTCAGCCCACCAAAAGTTGCAG